The region GCCGAACCCGAACCAGATGACGAACAGCGGCGCGATCGCGACCTTCGGGATCGACTCGATCGCCACGATGTAGGGGAAGACGATCCCGTACACGGTGGGGAGCTGCGCGAGCGTGATCGCCAGCGCGAGTCCGAGCCCCACGCCGATCGCGAGACCGAGCCCGACCTCGGTCATCGTCGCGCCCGCGGCCTCCAGGTAGCGGGGCAGTGCCGCCGGGTCGGTCAGCGCCACCAGCACGTCGCTCAGCACGGGCACGACGTAGGAGGGCGTGCCCAGCGCCTGCGGCAGGAACTGCCAGGCGAGCAGCAGTACCGCCAGCACGCTGAACGTGCCCACGAGCCGGCGGGTGCGCGCGCTCCACCCGGCGGTGGTGCGACCGGCGCCACCGGGCGCGGGGGTCGGGGTCGAGCTCGGCGTCGTGTCGGGGGTGTCGATCGCGGTCATGCTGCCTTCACCTCGAAGTGTCGTCGGATCCGGGCGCTGAACGCCGCGAACTCGGGCGTGCCCATCAGCTCGAGCGTGCGCTCGCGGCCGAACGGGATCTCGATCTCCTCCACGATCCGACCGGGCCGGGCGCTCATGACGATCACGCGCTGCGCCAGGAACACCGCCTCCGGGATGGAGTGGGTGATGAGGACCGCGGTCTTGTGCGTCTCGCGCCAGATGCGGTTGACCTCGACGTTCAGCGCGTCCCGCGTCATGGCGTCCAGCGCCCCGAAGGGTTCGTCCATGAGGAGCAGCGAGGGCTGGTGCACCAGCGCGCGGCAGATCGCCGCACGCTGCTGCATCCCGCCCGAGAGCTCGTCGGGCCGCTTGTGAGCGAAGTCCTCCAGCCCCACCATCCTCAGGAGGTCCATGGCCCCCTCGCGGTCGGCCGGGCTCGCCCGGCGCTTGAGGGTCACCGGCAGCAGCACGTTGGCGAGGATGTCCAGCCACGGCAGGAGAGTCGCCCGCTGGAAGACCATCCCGACGTCGGCGGAGGAGCGGCCACCGAGCTCGCGCCCGCCGAGGATGCCGACGCCGCTCGAGTGCTGCTCGAGATTGGCGAGGATCTTCAGGAGTGTCGTCTTGCCGCATCCCGAGGGTCCGACGATCGCCACGAACTCGCCGTCCTCGATGGTCAGCGAGATGTTCTGCAGGGCGACGACGTCGCCCGTGCGGGTGCCGTAGACCTTCCCGAGCCGGTCCAGCTCGACCAGCGCGGTCACAGCTCGATCCCGTAGACGTCGCACAGGTTGCGGTGGAGCACCCGTTCGGCGAGCCAGGTGGCCTGGCGCGGCGTCCAGAGGCGATCGCGCACGCCGTCGTCCAGCACGCCGTCGAGCGCCGCGCGGGCGCGCGCCGTGGAGGAGACGTGGAGCTCGGGCGAGCCGGTGTCCGTCCCGAACATCACGCGGTTGGCGGGGAGCAGCTCCAGCCACTCCTGCAGCACGCGACCGAGGGTGTGGTGCTGCAGGTAAGGCATCCAGGAGAAGTCCAGGTGCACGTTGCCGTGCATCTGCGCGAGCGCGGTCAGGTGGGAGGAGTAGGGGAAACCGCCGTGGATGAGGATGACCTTCAGGGTGTTCAGAGCGGGGTCGCTGATCAGGCCCTCGAGCAGCAGCGGGTTGGCCGTGGAGATCCGCAGTCCGGGTTCGGTGTGGCCGAAACCGGTGTGGATCTGGACGGGCATCTCCCGGGCGACCGCCCACTCCGCGATGACGAACGCGAGGTGGTCGGCCAGCGCCTTGTGCGCGGCCGGGTCGAGGTCGGCCTCCGCCTCACGGCCCTCGAAGGGCCGGGCGGCGCCCGCCCGCAGCGTCGTCCACGCCGAGCGGGCGGTCTCGCGGTCGGTGCGGACGAACTCCAGCGTGCGCACGTACGCCGACGCGATCTTCAGTCCGACGAACCCTTCGGCGCGACGCCGTTCGAGCGAGGCGATCACCAGCTCGGTGTAGGCCTCGAGCGTGTCCGGAAGGGCGGTGCCGGCGATCTCCAGCTGACGCTGCAGCACCCGGTGGAAGATGCGCCGGAAGCGCGGGGTGTCCGTGCCGCGGCCCGGCCACGCCGGGTGTCCGAAGGGGAACAGGTACGGATCGATGCGGGCGATCGGCTTGTAGCGCTCGTGGGGCCACACCCGCGCGTCGATCTCCGGGATGTCGGTGAGCACGCTCGCGGTCCCGGACAGCAGGAGTGCGCGGTCGTAGAGCCCGACGAAGTCCTCGGTGCGCGCGCGGGCGCTGACCTCGTCGATGTGCTCGGTCGGCACCGGTCCGTACAGGGCGTCGCAACCCTCCTGCAGCGCGACGGCGTGGACCGTCGTGGACTGGAAGCGGCGGCTCTCGGTGACGAGTGCGGGGATGCCGAGCTTGTCGCCGAGGGCGGCTGCGCCGTCGTCGTGGCCCTGCTCCACCAGGCGCATGTACTCCTGGTACTCCGTGTGCGGAACGCGCCCCTCGACGTGACCCATCGCGTTCTCGACCGTGTAGTGATCGACGCCGGCGACCGGCTGACCCGGCCTGACGTAGGCGGCGTGGGAGTGGTGGTCGATCGCGGGGACCCCGTCGGTCCAGGTGAGGGCGCTCACTCGCTCCACCCCTGCGCTGCAGCGACGACGGCGTCGCCGTCGAAGTCGTTGTAACCCTCGACCAGGAGGTTGCCGACGTGCGCCTGCGCGTCGATCTCGGTCGGAATGATGCCGCTGGTGAGGGCGAAGCTCGCCCATGCGGCGACGGCCTCCTCGGAGTAGGCGCCCCAGCTCGAGGTGCCCTGCGGGTCGTCGGCCAGCAGGAGCTCGATGCGGCGCTCGAGGGAGGTGAGGTCCGTCGCGAGCTGCTCGTCCTCCGAGACGCCGGCGAGTCGGGTCGAGGGGAAGTCCTCGTACATGATGCGCAGCGCTGCCTCGGGGTTGGTGGCGGTGAAGAGCGTCGCCTTCGCCATCGCGCGGCCGAACCCCTCCACGACCTCCGGGTTCTCCTCGAGGTACTCGGGCGAGGTGAAGTAGGTGGTCGAGAAGAGCGAGGCCACCTCCGGTGTCGTGAAGTAGTTCAGCTCGGCACCGGTCGCCTCGAAGGCGGCGTACTCGGTGTCCCACAGCGAGAGCGCCTGGACCTGGTCGGCCTCGAGGGCCTGCAGCGCCGCGGCGCCGGTGCCCACCGCGATGTCGGTGTAGTCGGACCCGGCCTCGAGGTCGACCGACTCGAGGATCCCGTGGGACAGCAAGAGGTTGCTGCTGCCGAGGCTGGACTGGCCCAGCGAGCGACCCTCGAGGTCCTCGAGACTCTGGACGGGTCCGTCGGCCAGGGACACGATCGAGCCGGTCTGCTGGCGGATGTAGTTATAGACCAGCTGGAGGTCCGTCCCCGACTCGATGGCCTGCCAGAGCGGTTCGGGCGGTGTCGATCCGATCTCGAGCGAGCCGGAGCTGATGCCCTGCACGATCGAGGTGGAGTCGGTGGTGTGGACGATCTCGAGATCGATCCCCTCCTCCTCGAAGTAGCCGAGGTGCTCGGCCACGGCCATGGGCGAGTTGTTGGCGCCCATCTGCGTGGGGAGCCCGAATCGCAGGAGGACCTCGCCGTCGTCGGTGGCGCCCCCACCCCCGAGCAGGAGGCGAGCAGCAGAGCTGTCAGTGCGGTCGAGGCCGCGAGGGTGGTGCGCGAGCGGGACATGGTGTCTCCAGGGGGTGGTGGTGGGTGCGACGGCGTGCACCGCCGGGGCGCCGTCGTGACGGCGGGAGCGGTGGGAGCCGGTGGTGGTGCGGTCCGCGGAAAGGGATGCGGCGGAGGACGGGATCAGCCGGAGGTGCGTGGACCCAGGGGGACGGAGGGCGGGGTGACCACCCAGATGGCTTCGGCGACGACGTCGCCGACGTTGACCACACGGTGCGGCACGTTCGTGCGGTACTCGATGCTGTCGCCGGCGTCGAGCACGTGCGTCTCGCCGTCGACCGTGATCTCCAGGCTCCCGCGGACGACCAGGCAGATCTCCTGGGAGTCGCCGTGGGTGTAGTCGTCGCCACCGGTGCCTCGCCCGGGTGCGTACTCCGAGACCAGGACCTCGACGTTGCCGACGGGGGTTGGGTGATGCCGTGGTGGGCGACGTCACCGTCGGAGAAGAGCGCGGGTCGGTCCTCACGGCGAAGGACGCGCCCGCGCCGTGGGGCGGGTTGGAAGAGCTCGAGCCAGGTCACGCCGAAGGACTCGGCGATCGACCTGACGACGGCGAGGCTCGGGTTGGCCTGCCCGTTCTCGATCTGGCTGATGTAGCCAGCGCTGACGCCGGCGCGCGCCGCCAGCGTCCGCATCGACACGCCGGTCTGCGTGCGGAGGTCGCGGACCCGTGCGCCGAGCGCCGCCGAGTCCGCGTCCCCGGGGGCGGAGACGGCGGCGGTGTTGGTCGTGCGGGCGTCGGTCACGATTCCTCCAGTCGGTAAACGCGGCGTTTACTGCCGCAGACCCACCGTAGGGCCGGGTGTGTTTCGGCGGCGATCACGTTGCGTAACCAAGGTGTTGCCCATCGGTAAACAGTCCGTTTACCGATGGGCGGGGGCCCGATCTGCCCGTGGTCGTCACGGAGGGGCAGCTGCTGCACCTCGTCGTCGAGGTGATGCCGCAGCTGCACGAGTCCGGTCGCCCGCACCTCGCCGTGCTCGACCTGACCGTGCTGGGGGCCGCGGGCTGAAACCGGTGCTCGTCGGGGCGAGCGGTCCCGCGAGCCACCGTCGCCTCGGCGCCGGCCCCGCCGGTCGTCGGCGCCGGGACGGCCCGACCGCCCACACGACCCTCGCTGGGAGCGGCTGGGTCTCGCCCACGGCGGCTGGCGGCGGGCCGCCGTCGGGCCCGGGCCCCTGACCTGCGACGACGCGATCGTCGGTGCCCGGAGCATGCCAGCAGCCGTTGTGCGCGAGACCCAGCCGCTGTGAGCGAGGGCTGCGCCGGGCGGCCGTTCAGTCCGCCAGCGGCACGACCGGCGTCGCGAGCGTGACGCCGCCATTCGCGTGGAGCGTCTGCCGGAACGGTCCGGTGGTGCGCAGGCCGCGGGACGCCGCTGCGTCGTCGAGCGCGATCCAGGCGTCGGCGGTGCTCGCGAGAAGCTCCGGCAGGTGGACGGCGACGGCGGTCGCAGCCGCCGGGAGCACGAGACGCACCGCCGCCGCGTCCGCCGCCCCACCAGCACCCACCACCGCCGCGCGCACGACCACCACGCCCGGGTCCGTGCGCCCGTCGAACGCCAGCAGCACGTCGGAGCCGGGCGCACCGCCGTCGACCCCCAGCGCAGCCAGAAGCCGCGCGACCGCACCCGGGATCTCCGTCTCGTCCCGCACCGTCTCCGCCACCCCGACGACGTCGACGGCGGGCAGCGCGACCTCCTCGACCGCGCCACGCGTCGCCCGGTGCCCGTCCTCGACCGCTCGCAGCCGCGCACGCACCTCGGCCAGCGCCTCGGAGTCCGCCGCGATCCGCTCCGCGAGCGAGCCCTCGCGCTCGCGCAGCAGCGCCACCAGCCGGTCGTGCGTCAGCCCCGAGGCCAGCAGGTCGCCGATGGCGTCCAGCCCGAAGCCGACCGCGCGCAGGGCGAGGATCGCCCGGACCCGCCCGTCCTGCGACGGCGCTCACCGCCGTCGCGAAGTGACGGGGTCGACCCCGGCCGGGGCGAGCAGCCCCCGCTCCTCCCAGTGCCGCAGCATGCGCGGCGACGCCCCCGTCCGTTCCGACATCCTGCCGATCTCGTCCATGGCCACCACTCCACCTCCTCACACCGTGTGAGGGTCAAGCCTGCTGCAGCGTGATGCTGATGAGCAGCGACGCGAACACGGCGATGATCGCCGTGGAGTAGGCGAACGCGAGCACGGAGTGGAGGCTGACGAGCCTGCGGACCGCACGGGTCTCGAGCGCGACGTCGGCCGAGGAGAAGGTCGTGGACAGCTGGATCGAGAGGTAGAGGAAGTCGGTGAAGCAGCGCGGCTCCGGCCCCGGGAAGGACATCGAGCTCTCGTTCGCCCAGCTGCGCATGTACTCGATCGCCATCACGGCGACCATCAGGACCCAGCTGCCGACCACCCCGGTGACGCAGACGAC is a window of Litorihabitans aurantiacus DNA encoding:
- a CDS encoding ABC transporter permease, with protein sequence MTAIDTPDTTPSSTPTPAPGGAGRTTAGWSARTRRLVGTFSVLAVLLLAWQFLPQALGTPSYVVPVLSDVLVALTDPAALPRYLEAAGATMTEVGLGLAIGVGLGLALAITLAQLPTVYGIVFPYIVAIESIPKVAIAPLFVIWFGFGLSSKVVVVVLLAFFPVLVNTIHGLRAVDRDQVDLFRVNGATPMQVRLRLLVPSALPQIFSGLELAVAASMIGAIVAEFVGAQKGLGVMILQAQGRMETPAVFALLIILSALGIGLNVAVRVVRRLVVTWERA
- a CDS encoding ABC transporter ATP-binding protein; protein product: MTALVELDRLGKVYGTRTGDVVALQNISLTIEDGEFVAIVGPSGCGKTTLLKILANLEQHSSGVGILGGRELGGRSSADVGMVFQRATLLPWLDILANVLLPVTLKRRASPADREGAMDLLRMVGLEDFAHKRPDELSGGMQQRAAICRALVHQPSLLLMDEPFGALDAMTRDALNVEVNRIWRETHKTAVLITHSIPEAVFLAQRVIVMSARPGRIVEEIEIPFGRERTLELMGTPEFAAFSARIRRHFEVKAA
- a CDS encoding amidohydrolase family protein, producing the protein MSALTWTDGVPAIDHHSHAAYVRPGQPVAGVDHYTVENAMGHVEGRVPHTEYQEYMRLVEQGHDDGAAALGDKLGIPALVTESRRFQSTTVHAVALQEGCDALYGPVPTEHIDEVSARARTEDFVGLYDRALLLSGTASVLTDIPEIDARVWPHERYKPIARIDPYLFPFGHPAWPGRGTDTPRFRRIFHRVLQRQLEIAGTALPDTLEAYTELVIASLERRRAEGFVGLKIASAYVRTLEFVRTDRETARSAWTTLRAGAARPFEGREAEADLDPAAHKALADHLAFVIAEWAVAREMPVQIHTGFGHTEPGLRISTANPLLLEGLISDPALNTLKVILIHGGFPYSSHLTALAQMHGNVHLDFSWMPYLQHHTLGRVLQEWLELLPANRVMFGTDTGSPELHVSSTARARAALDGVLDDGVRDRLWTPRQATWLAERVLHRNLCDVYGIEL
- a CDS encoding ABC transporter substrate-binding protein; the encoded protein is MHAVAPTTTPWRHHVPLAHHPRGLDRTDSSAARLLLGGGGATDDGEVLLRFGLPTQMGANNSPMAVAEHLGYFEEEGIDLEIVHTTDSTSIVQGISSGSLEIGSTPPEPLWQAIESGTDLQLVYNYIRQQTGSIVSLADGPVQSLEDLEGRSLGQSSLGSSNLLLSHGILESVDLEAGSDYTDIAVGTGAAALQALEADQVQALSLWDTEYAAFEATGAELNYFTTPEVASLFSTTYFTSPEYLEENPEVVEGFGRAMAKATLFTATNPEAALRIMYEDFPSTRLAGVSEDEQLATDLTSLERRIELLLADDPQGTSSWGAYSEEAVAAWASFALTSGIIPTEIDAQAHVGNLLVEGYNDFDGDAVVAAAQGWSE
- a CDS encoding cupin domain-containing protein; its protein translation is MVSEYAPGRGTGGDDYTHGDSQEICLVVRGSLEITVDGETHVLDAGDSIEYRTNVPHRVVNVGDVVAEAIWVVTPPSVPLGPRTSG
- a CDS encoding MerR family DNA-binding transcriptional regulator, whose protein sequence is MDEIGRMSERTGASPRMLRHWEERGLLAPAGVDPVTSRRR